A region of Myxococcus stipitatus DSM 14675 DNA encodes the following proteins:
- a CDS encoding mucoidy inhibitor MuiA family protein — MTLLPLSLLVLATAPQVSSVVVHPDHAQVTRTSVVTCRGATTAVFEHLPADISRESFQARASGASLEGLSAEFQPLDKETAPEREKWEAKELALRQEKSVQEAAVAQVAELERLAQGYTDVAVAQISREMTGARPDTRTWGSAFDAALSVRLRGVQEKSALAAKQRDLQRRRDEIEMELARLKTRANAGEHRVEVRLACPEGTQARVELSYLVAGASWTPVHEARADEAGGVVHLTSFATVRQVTGEDWTGAKLFVSTARPSEDATPPEFAPLLVTATQRPRERKVLVPTLESQNHVPTSASVPPSQGDGLDVLSQGVSVQWAVKEATSVLGDGTAVRVLLGRHRLPAEFSWRTVPKLRPVVFRVAQLANTTPFPLLPGKVSVFSDKAFLGSQSLERVEKGMPFELTFGLDEGLRVKRSTVDEEVQSKGLFGGKQRFRYVYRFELANLRAKAETVVLSEHIPVSELEDVKVEVEPTTTMGFTVGKEDGLAVWKLALAPGEKRTVELAFHVDAPSSYSTLGM, encoded by the coding sequence ATGACCTTGCTTCCCTTGTCACTCCTGGTGCTCGCCACGGCGCCCCAGGTCTCCTCCGTCGTTGTCCATCCAGACCATGCCCAGGTGACACGCACGAGTGTCGTGACGTGCCGAGGGGCCACCACCGCCGTCTTCGAGCACCTCCCCGCGGATATCTCCCGCGAGAGCTTTCAGGCCCGTGCCTCGGGGGCCAGCCTGGAGGGGCTCAGTGCGGAGTTCCAGCCTCTCGACAAGGAGACGGCTCCCGAGCGAGAGAAGTGGGAGGCGAAAGAGCTCGCGCTGCGCCAGGAGAAGTCTGTCCAGGAAGCGGCCGTGGCCCAGGTCGCGGAGCTGGAGCGGTTGGCGCAAGGCTACACGGACGTGGCCGTGGCCCAGATCTCCCGGGAGATGACAGGGGCGCGACCCGACACCCGCACCTGGGGCTCGGCCTTCGATGCGGCATTGTCGGTGCGGCTGCGCGGGGTGCAGGAGAAGTCCGCGCTCGCGGCGAAGCAGCGCGACCTTCAGCGTCGGCGTGACGAAATCGAGATGGAGCTGGCGCGCCTGAAGACTCGGGCGAACGCGGGCGAGCACCGCGTGGAGGTCCGTCTGGCCTGCCCCGAGGGCACGCAGGCTCGGGTAGAGCTGTCCTATCTGGTGGCCGGTGCGTCGTGGACACCGGTCCATGAGGCGCGCGCGGACGAGGCTGGAGGCGTGGTGCACCTGACGTCCTTCGCCACGGTGCGCCAGGTGACGGGAGAGGACTGGACGGGGGCGAAGCTGTTTGTCTCCACGGCTCGGCCCAGCGAGGACGCCACGCCGCCCGAGTTCGCGCCGCTGCTCGTCACGGCGACTCAGCGGCCTCGGGAGCGGAAGGTCCTGGTCCCCACGTTGGAATCCCAGAACCACGTCCCGACGAGCGCCTCGGTGCCGCCGTCCCAGGGTGACGGCCTGGATGTCTTGTCCCAGGGCGTCTCCGTGCAGTGGGCGGTGAAGGAAGCGACGTCGGTGCTCGGTGATGGCACCGCGGTGCGCGTGCTCCTGGGACGCCACCGCCTTCCGGCGGAGTTCTCCTGGCGCACGGTGCCCAAGCTTCGGCCCGTGGTCTTCCGGGTGGCACAGCTGGCCAACACCACGCCGTTCCCCTTGCTGCCGGGGAAGGTCAGCGTCTTCAGCGACAAGGCCTTCCTGGGGAGCCAATCCCTGGAGCGTGTGGAGAAGGGGATGCCCTTCGAGCTGACCTTCGGCCTGGACGAAGGCCTGCGCGTGAAGCGGAGCACCGTGGATGAGGAGGTCCAATCCAAGGGCCTCTTCGGGGGCAAGCAGCGCTTCCGCTACGTCTACCGCTTCGAGCTCGCGAACCTGCGGGCGAAAGCGGAGACCGTCGTGCTCTCCGAGCACATCCCCGTCTCCGAGCTGGAGGACGTGAAGGTGGAAGTGGAGCCCACGACGACGATGGGCTTCACGGTGGGGAAGGAGGACGGGCTCGCCGTCTGGAAACTGGCGCTCGCGCCAGGTGAGAAGCGCACCGTGGAGCTCGCTTTCCACGTGGATGCGCCCTCCAGCTACAGCACCTTGGGGATGTAG
- a CDS encoding polymer-forming cytoskeletal protein, producing the protein MTAPTGKELSSKLKSPPAALTKNRLLKKLEGESLLSSLAKDLKKAAGASASELVEGLTHPVSAYPLALLLRDAATEAPSSKRIKKLDVTESRLVTGDLHVEGKLIVDSTLVVLGNVEARTVLVGEGGTLVVGGHLQACVAGGEGWLLVNGDLEADLVCCAYEAGELGVNGTLRALLAVSSNHGVRIVKNEASNFFDLWDPSPKSKKYQELLSHVSPKAVLPEDEDADFGVLQVDFHKLMKLALSGKPFLQG; encoded by the coding sequence ATGACCGCTCCGACTGGCAAGGAACTCTCCTCGAAGCTCAAGTCCCCTCCCGCGGCGCTGACGAAGAACCGCCTGCTCAAGAAGCTGGAGGGGGAGTCGCTGCTGTCCTCCCTCGCCAAGGACTTGAAGAAGGCGGCGGGCGCCTCGGCGTCGGAGTTGGTCGAGGGGTTGACGCATCCCGTCTCCGCCTATCCCCTGGCCCTGCTCCTGCGCGACGCGGCCACCGAGGCGCCTTCCTCCAAGCGCATCAAGAAGCTCGACGTGACGGAGTCCCGGCTCGTCACGGGCGACCTGCACGTCGAGGGAAAGCTCATCGTCGACTCCACGCTGGTCGTCCTGGGCAACGTGGAGGCGCGGACGGTGCTGGTGGGTGAGGGCGGGACGTTGGTGGTGGGAGGCCACCTCCAGGCGTGTGTCGCGGGCGGAGAGGGGTGGCTCCTCGTCAACGGGGACCTGGAGGCGGACCTGGTGTGCTGTGCCTACGAGGCCGGCGAGCTCGGGGTGAATGGAACGCTGCGGGCGCTGCTCGCGGTGTCCTCCAACCACGGGGTCCGCATCGTGAAGAACGAGGCGTCGAACTTCTTCGACCTCTGGGACCCCAGCCCCAAGAGCAAGAAGTACCAGGAGCTGCTCTCCCACGTTTCGCCCAAGGCCGTCCTCCCGGAGGACGAGGACGCTGATTTCGGCGTCCTCCAGGTGGACTTCCACAAGCTCATGAAGCTGGCCCTGAGCGGCAAGCCCTTCCTGCAAGGGTGA
- a CDS encoding SDR family NAD(P)-dependent oxidoreductase: MKDAETSSPALPSNTPSSLSLDEVRLCTRLLEAIAENRVLLARLPEDEKLALVQAASRVVYPDRVTKKRMDKALRRERREEKQAKDRIVVASTRIRTMRQAPVFTVPLLPAPPPVDAPERELEKPRKCYVCKVEFKRLHYFYDSMCTECADFNYAKRTQRASLDGKVALITGARVKIGFQASLMLLRSGATVIATTRFPQDSARRYLQEPDFADWSHRLHIHGLDLRHAPSVELFAKYVEQTHQRLDILINNAAQTVRRPPGFYAHLLDGELRQFHELPEAARPLLAGHRACIAAVSPLLGTGEVETSSLTTTWRSSDPALGIHSAAALSLLPYALEQEGDTSALFPAGRLDADEQQVDLRDMNSWRMKLADVSTAEMLEVHLVNAVAPFILCGKLKPLMMRNRTTPGHIVNVSAMEGSFSRGTKTDRHPHTNMAKAALNMMTLTSAADYAKDRIYMNAADTGWVTDEDPALFSERKVKDLDFQPPLDIVDGAARVVDPVMTAENSGHFSWGNFFKDYRPTSW; this comes from the coding sequence ATGAAGGACGCTGAGACCTCGTCGCCCGCACTCCCCTCGAACACCCCGTCGTCCCTCTCGCTGGACGAGGTGCGCCTGTGCACCCGCCTCCTGGAGGCCATCGCGGAGAACCGCGTCCTGCTGGCGCGGCTCCCGGAAGACGAGAAGCTGGCCCTGGTCCAGGCCGCCAGCCGCGTGGTGTACCCGGACCGCGTCACCAAGAAGCGCATGGACAAGGCCCTCCGGCGTGAGCGCCGCGAGGAGAAGCAGGCGAAGGACCGGATTGTCGTCGCCTCGACCCGGATTCGCACCATGCGCCAGGCCCCGGTCTTCACGGTGCCCCTGCTCCCCGCCCCGCCGCCGGTGGATGCCCCCGAGCGGGAGCTCGAGAAGCCGCGCAAGTGCTACGTGTGCAAGGTCGAGTTCAAGCGGCTGCACTACTTCTACGATTCGATGTGCACCGAGTGCGCGGACTTCAACTACGCGAAGCGGACCCAGCGCGCCTCGCTGGACGGCAAGGTCGCGCTCATCACCGGCGCGCGCGTGAAGATTGGCTTCCAGGCGTCGCTGATGTTGCTGCGCTCGGGCGCCACCGTCATCGCGACCACCCGCTTCCCCCAGGACTCGGCCCGGCGCTACCTGCAGGAGCCCGACTTCGCCGACTGGTCCCACCGCCTGCACATCCACGGGCTGGACCTGCGTCACGCGCCCAGCGTGGAGCTCTTCGCGAAGTACGTGGAGCAGACGCACCAGCGGCTGGACATCCTCATCAACAACGCGGCGCAGACCGTGCGCCGGCCTCCGGGCTTCTACGCGCACCTGCTCGACGGAGAGCTGCGCCAGTTCCACGAGCTGCCGGAGGCCGCGCGGCCGCTGCTCGCCGGACACCGGGCCTGTATCGCCGCGGTGAGCCCCCTGCTCGGCACGGGTGAGGTGGAGACCTCGTCGCTCACCACGACGTGGCGCAGCAGCGACCCGGCGCTGGGCATCCACTCCGCCGCCGCGCTGTCGCTCCTGCCCTACGCGCTGGAGCAGGAAGGCGACACGAGCGCGCTGTTCCCCGCGGGCCGGCTGGACGCGGACGAGCAGCAGGTGGACCTGCGCGACATGAACTCGTGGCGGATGAAGCTGGCGGACGTGTCCACGGCGGAGATGCTGGAGGTGCACCTGGTGAACGCGGTGGCGCCCTTCATCCTCTGCGGCAAGCTCAAGCCGCTGATGATGCGCAACCGCACCACGCCCGGCCACATCGTCAACGTGTCGGCGATGGAGGGCAGCTTCTCGCGCGGGACGAAGACGGACCGGCACCCGCACACCAACATGGCGAAGGCCGCGCTGAACATGATGACGCTGACGTCCGCCGCGGACTACGCGAAGGACCGCATCTACATGAACGCGGCGGACACCGGCTGGGTCACCGACGAGGACCCGGCGCTGTTCTCCGAGCGCAAGGTGAAGGACCTCGACTTCCAGCCGCCGCTGGACATCGTCGATGGCGCCGCGCGGGTGGTGGACCCCGTCATGACCGCGGAGAACTCCGGCCACTTCTCGTGGGGCAACTTCTTCAAGGACTACCGTCCCACGTCCTGGTGA
- a CDS encoding head GIN domain-containing protein has protein sequence MWKRATLGLLSVFLAAGCDPVENGNGDTVTEERNVGEAQAITHEGSLDIIVREGETTTVKVTVDSNLQDNVRTFMGPDSKLVITTDGNIHPRGPARVEVTLPRLREATLDGSGALTAEGFANQPTEHVRLRMEGSGTLRYCGAAHRLEARLEGSGRMALCTPGASEAVELSISGSGELSWKGSANNVQARNEGSGDMTLEGTTRRLGARLEGSGDLDARALRTVDLDLVAQGSGDVQATVEGGSVVVVHESSGDVELWGHATRDEIRRRGSGRVVWR, from the coding sequence ATGTGGAAGCGCGCGACCCTGGGACTGCTGTCGGTATTCCTGGCTGCGGGCTGTGACCCCGTCGAGAACGGCAACGGCGACACCGTCACCGAGGAACGCAATGTGGGCGAGGCCCAGGCCATCACCCACGAGGGCTCCTTGGACATCATCGTCCGCGAGGGCGAGACGACCACCGTGAAGGTCACCGTCGACTCGAACCTCCAGGACAACGTCCGCACGTTCATGGGGCCCGACTCGAAGCTGGTCATCACCACCGATGGCAACATCCACCCCAGGGGCCCCGCCCGCGTGGAGGTCACCCTCCCCCGCTTGAGGGAGGCCACCCTGGATGGCTCCGGTGCCCTCACCGCCGAGGGCTTCGCCAACCAGCCCACCGAGCACGTCCGGCTGCGCATGGAGGGCTCCGGGACGCTGCGCTACTGCGGCGCGGCCCACCGCCTGGAGGCGCGACTGGAGGGCTCCGGCCGCATGGCCCTGTGCACCCCAGGGGCCTCTGAAGCCGTGGAGCTGTCCATCTCCGGCTCGGGGGAGCTGAGCTGGAAGGGCAGCGCGAACAACGTGCAGGCCCGCAACGAGGGCTCCGGCGACATGACCCTGGAAGGCACGACGCGCCGGCTGGGCGCGCGCCTGGAGGGCAGCGGCGACCTGGATGCCCGCGCGCTGCGCACGGTGGACCTGGACCTGGTCGCCCAGGGCTCCGGTGACGTCCAGGCCACGGTGGAGGGCGGCTCCGTCGTCGTGGTGCACGAGTCGTCCGGAGACGTGGAGCTGTGGGGCCACGCCACCCGGGACGAAATCCGTCGGCGGGGGAGCGGCCGGGTCGTCTGGCGCTGA
- a CDS encoding aminoglycoside phosphotransferase family protein: MFDAYLTRWSLTPDGEPITTWGSRLLPVRWRGQAAMLKVSQHPEEKFGGLLMTWWEGQGAARVLESSDEALLLERARGDRSLSELARTGHDDEATRILCDAIAAIHTPRPKPLPELVPLNVWFRGLEPAAVTHGGWLTHSAQAARDLLAHPQDVRPLHGDIHHDNVLDFGERGWLVIDPKRLLGERGFDYANLFCNPDVGAPDTSPPVATLPERFRRRLDIVLEHSGLERTRLLRWIVAWAGLSAVWFLSDGDSADVDRHVAELALAELHRSQ; the protein is encoded by the coding sequence ATGTTCGACGCGTACCTGACCCGCTGGAGCCTGACACCCGACGGCGAGCCCATCACCACCTGGGGCTCACGGCTCCTCCCCGTCCGCTGGCGCGGCCAGGCCGCCATGCTGAAGGTCTCCCAGCACCCTGAGGAGAAATTCGGCGGCCTGCTCATGACCTGGTGGGAAGGCCAGGGCGCCGCACGCGTCCTCGAATCCTCCGACGAGGCCCTCCTCCTCGAACGTGCCCGAGGAGACCGCTCCCTCTCCGAGCTCGCCCGCACCGGCCACGATGACGAGGCCACCCGCATCCTCTGCGACGCCATCGCCGCGATTCACACGCCCCGCCCCAAGCCCCTCCCCGAGCTCGTCCCGCTGAACGTGTGGTTCCGCGGACTCGAACCCGCCGCGGTCACCCACGGCGGCTGGCTGACCCACTCCGCCCAAGCCGCACGCGACCTCCTGGCCCATCCCCAGGACGTGCGCCCGCTGCACGGCGACATCCACCACGACAACGTCCTCGACTTCGGCGAGCGCGGCTGGCTCGTCATCGACCCCAAGCGCCTCCTCGGCGAGCGCGGCTTCGACTACGCGAACCTGTTCTGCAACCCCGACGTCGGCGCCCCCGACACCTCGCCCCCTGTCGCCACGCTTCCCGAGCGCTTCCGTCGACGCCTGGACATCGTCCTGGAGCACTCCGGCCTGGAGCGAACCCGGCTCCTGCGGTGGATTGTCGCCTGGGCGGGACTGTCCGCCGTCTGGTTCCTCAGCGACGGTGACAGCGCCGACGTCGACCGCCACGTCGCCGAGCTCGCCCTGGCCGAGCTCCACCGAAGCCAGTGA
- a CDS encoding DEAD/DEAH box helicase family protein, translating to MLRFAEPEGLEKVIQHLLNAGWPDEGIIRNPRIVSGSAVLQPDLLLLDQGCPAAVVKLEPPNASGKTEEEQQLHLYMKALGDVVGLLTDGSPPIRVFAPGRAHPPSTWPRPEELHSFLGWDSHPNDPRPYPIKELGSPPWVPHAIAIRRVLDAIVEGQHRILLTMAAGTGTSLVAALIAWKLLRSGFRKRMLYVTGSKQLAEQVFRRFEPFGVERTLLSPKSGVLPHRVQIANRLSLYESVAPTRDGHFDLIILPEAERTEHFKPLLALYPEATVLAMAHSPTVSASEVFGPPLFELSVDQFIGSEQVKTPEGFRAVQLGEIATIQTGLLIHKADASPDKGSVEITCVRGADILPDGQVDTSTATRVRVSDEKAGDERYRLKPGDLLVPIINPSTRIRVGEVPSDLGEAVFAHSLLRVRQLTNEASSGDILQFLQSDAAMLVLRRVSSSLKGDIRISADTLANLTIFLPDKPPLESAPQAPNPPSELSAVMSVLRQLEDSVLPSLRDMGTQPQERYTVVAEKLRMLAGVLAPPSLAEQVPDTYPMPIALAYRRFLDSRFNVYEQLSRLRDVFEAVAFYVFHLVLADVLRNFSPQEHAELGKSARQACNSHSMSDRMNFVQKVLQTARTQKNCELFIPELKNSKFVQRVQKLQREFRNVQAHTATQTESLARKTLEDFGPQVHELLAEVSFFPRYRLVNVPSFYGKEGKLTRRMVQFSGVVPTLEEEAIELEALSNPPEHDRLILLDEEDAVLDLYPFYQFLANAETHHESHLCFFKGSRKGTLRGESVNNSRPFDLPGHDELMKLLDRWGRP from the coding sequence ATGCTTCGCTTCGCCGAGCCCGAGGGCCTCGAGAAGGTCATCCAGCACCTGTTGAACGCGGGATGGCCAGACGAAGGCATCATCCGGAATCCCAGGATCGTGAGTGGGTCGGCCGTGCTCCAGCCAGACCTGCTCCTCCTCGATCAGGGATGCCCCGCGGCTGTCGTGAAGCTCGAGCCGCCGAATGCCTCTGGCAAGACGGAAGAGGAACAACAACTCCATCTGTACATGAAGGCCCTGGGGGATGTGGTGGGCCTGCTGACCGATGGCTCCCCTCCGATCCGGGTCTTCGCGCCTGGCAGGGCGCATCCCCCGAGCACGTGGCCCCGTCCAGAAGAGCTGCACTCTTTTCTCGGATGGGACAGTCATCCCAACGATCCGCGCCCCTACCCCATCAAGGAACTCGGCAGCCCCCCGTGGGTTCCTCACGCCATCGCGATCCGCCGTGTCCTGGATGCCATCGTCGAGGGCCAGCACCGCATCCTGCTCACCATGGCGGCCGGCACGGGCACGAGCCTCGTCGCCGCGCTGATCGCCTGGAAGCTCCTGCGCTCCGGCTTCCGGAAGCGGATGCTGTATGTCACGGGCTCGAAGCAGCTGGCGGAGCAGGTCTTTCGACGGTTCGAACCGTTTGGCGTGGAGCGCACCCTCCTTTCCCCCAAGAGTGGGGTCCTGCCCCACCGTGTGCAGATCGCAAACCGGCTTTCACTCTACGAAAGCGTCGCGCCAACCCGAGACGGCCACTTCGACCTCATCATCCTGCCCGAGGCCGAACGCACGGAGCACTTCAAGCCATTGCTCGCCCTGTATCCAGAGGCGACGGTGCTCGCGATGGCCCACTCACCGACCGTCTCCGCGAGTGAAGTCTTCGGGCCGCCACTGTTCGAGCTCTCCGTCGATCAGTTCATCGGGTCGGAGCAGGTCAAGACGCCAGAGGGTTTTCGCGCCGTTCAACTGGGTGAGATCGCCACCATCCAGACCGGCCTGCTGATTCACAAAGCCGACGCGTCACCCGACAAGGGCTCCGTCGAAATCACCTGCGTTCGGGGGGCGGACATCCTCCCGGACGGGCAGGTGGACACGTCGACGGCCACCCGGGTTCGGGTCTCGGATGAGAAAGCCGGGGACGAGCGATACAGGTTGAAGCCAGGAGATCTCCTCGTCCCCATCATCAACCCCTCAACGAGGATCCGCGTGGGAGAGGTCCCCTCGGACCTCGGGGAGGCGGTCTTCGCGCATTCCCTCTTGAGGGTCAGACAGCTCACCAACGAGGCCTCGTCGGGAGACATCCTCCAGTTCCTCCAGTCCGACGCCGCGATGCTCGTCCTTCGCCGCGTGTCCTCTTCACTCAAGGGAGACATCCGCATCTCGGCAGACACGCTGGCCAACCTGACCATCTTCCTGCCCGACAAGCCTCCACTCGAGTCAGCCCCCCAGGCGCCAAACCCTCCCAGCGAGCTGAGCGCGGTCATGAGCGTTCTCCGCCAGCTCGAGGACAGCGTCCTCCCCTCTCTGCGGGACATGGGGACACAGCCACAAGAGCGATACACGGTGGTGGCCGAGAAGCTCCGGATGTTGGCGGGAGTGCTGGCGCCCCCGTCCCTCGCGGAGCAGGTGCCGGACACGTACCCCATGCCCATTGCCTTGGCCTACCGGCGCTTCCTGGACAGCCGGTTCAACGTCTACGAGCAGCTCTCCCGGCTGCGCGACGTCTTCGAGGCAGTGGCCTTCTATGTCTTCCATCTCGTCCTGGCAGACGTCCTCCGCAACTTCTCGCCCCAGGAGCACGCGGAGCTCGGGAAGAGCGCGCGGCAGGCCTGCAACAGCCACTCGATGAGCGACCGGATGAACTTCGTCCAGAAGGTCCTCCAGACCGCGAGGACGCAGAAGAACTGTGAGCTCTTCATCCCGGAGCTGAAGAACAGCAAGTTCGTGCAGCGCGTCCAGAAGCTCCAGCGCGAGTTTCGCAATGTGCAGGCCCACACCGCCACCCAGACGGAGAGCCTCGCCAGGAAGACCTTGGAGGACTTCGGGCCACAGGTGCACGAGCTGCTGGCGGAGGTGTCCTTCTTCCCTCGATACCGCCTCGTGAACGTGCCTTCGTTCTACGGCAAGGAAGGCAAGCTCACCCGCCGCATGGTGCAGTTCTCGGGAGTGGTCCCCACCCTCGAGGAAGAAGCCATCGAGCTGGAGGCCCTCTCGAATCCTCCAGAGCATGACCGCCTCATCCTCCTCGATGAGGAGGACGCGGTGCTGGACCTGTATCCCTTCTATCAATTCCTCGCCAACGCAGAGACGCATCACGAAAGCCATCTCTGCTTCTTCAAAGGCAGCAGGAAGGGAACACTCCGCGGGGAGAGCGTGAACAACTCGCGCCCGTTCGACCTGCCTGGCCATGACGAGCTGATGAAGCTGCTCGACCGCTGGGGCAGGCCTTGA
- a CDS encoding intradiol ring-cleavage dioxygenase yields MQNDESGHDHDQGLQHDLAIMEKRADRRQLLKWMAGASLVPLVGCGPEGSDGLLTQATEDELLACTRIPEEMAGPYPGDGSNGANALLLAGINRSDIRTSIGGATGVARGIPLTLTLTLVNRAACAPLAGYAIYVWQCERAGLYSMYSPGVQYENFLRGVQVTNAQGKVTFTSIFPGCYPGRWPHIHFEVYPSLASISNFRNKIATSQLAFARAPCQQAYTAVGYQQSAANLRPLSIERDLVFADGYANQLAVTTGNNTTGYTSTLQFAL; encoded by the coding sequence ATGCAGAACGATGAATCGGGCCATGACCATGATCAGGGGCTGCAGCATGACCTGGCCATCATGGAGAAGAGGGCGGATCGCCGGCAGCTCCTCAAGTGGATGGCGGGGGCCAGCCTGGTTCCGCTCGTCGGCTGTGGTCCTGAAGGCTCTGACGGGCTGCTGACGCAGGCGACCGAGGACGAGTTGCTGGCCTGCACGCGGATTCCGGAGGAGATGGCGGGCCCCTATCCTGGCGACGGCTCCAACGGCGCCAATGCGTTGTTGCTCGCGGGCATCAACCGCAGCGACATCCGCACGAGCATCGGCGGAGCGACGGGTGTCGCGCGCGGCATTCCGCTCACGCTGACGCTCACGCTGGTGAACCGCGCCGCCTGTGCGCCGCTCGCGGGCTACGCCATCTACGTGTGGCAGTGTGAGCGCGCGGGTCTGTATTCGATGTACTCGCCCGGCGTGCAGTACGAGAACTTCCTGCGCGGGGTGCAGGTGACCAATGCGCAGGGCAAGGTGACGTTCACGTCCATCTTCCCGGGCTGCTACCCGGGCCGGTGGCCGCACATCCACTTCGAGGTGTATCCGTCGCTGGCGTCCATCTCGAACTTCCGGAACAAGATCGCGACCTCGCAGCTCGCGTTCGCCCGGGCGCCGTGCCAGCAGGCCTACACCGCGGTGGGCTACCAGCAGAGCGCGGCGAACCTGCGTCCCCTGAGCATCGAGCGGGACCTGGTCTTCGCGGACGGCTACGCCAACCAGCTCGCCGTGACGACGGGCAACAACACGACGGGCTACACGTCCACGCTCCAGTTCGCCCTCTAG
- a CDS encoding ELWxxDGT repeat protein, which yields MPRRTGWLMSLLMMGMGCGGPLPGDVPPPVPSEDPQALGALHCPLPSSSTTKRVKTLLPPSQIGIPRFAAAPNGFVKFKGRLYFAVNFEDGQRALWKSNGTEAGTTHIRSFPSIDGGFTPPLANLAAGPTRLFFQVADPAHGNELWVSDGTGAGTTLVKDLTPGSPGSTLSHLTALGDRLVFFKEIFDSGTFRTRYELWTSDGTAAGTERLRDFGWDQGVSFKDSAADGELRFFVMGPEGTGTVLWKTDGTAAGSVPLKQLTSSHDAFIGDIQTSGSLALFVMREHTGLQELWKSDGSSGGTVRLASFGPSRVARLVGRLGSRVHVAVTSLSTQYMVLYRVPLSGGNPASFVTLPNDYATLGEAFPFIDETSSVPGGSKLYFSVTIGSDGPAPRDTQLWVTDGTAAGTVLLHRPLSLSDEYSSPVRAVSDELVFFSAFEAGGAGIEPWVSNGTPEKTRRLANIAPDAQTGSSYPRDFFRLGERVFFSAYDDTEAGQLWSTELGDNCVAP from the coding sequence ATGCCGAGGCGCACGGGATGGCTGATGTCATTGCTGATGATGGGCATGGGGTGTGGTGGGCCGCTTCCGGGTGACGTCCCGCCCCCCGTCCCCTCCGAGGACCCCCAGGCCCTGGGAGCCCTGCACTGCCCCCTGCCGTCGAGCTCGACGACGAAGCGGGTGAAGACCCTCCTCCCGCCCTCGCAGATTGGGATTCCGCGCTTCGCCGCCGCCCCCAATGGCTTCGTGAAGTTCAAGGGGCGGCTCTACTTCGCCGTGAACTTCGAGGACGGCCAGCGGGCCCTCTGGAAGAGCAACGGCACCGAGGCAGGCACCACTCACATCCGAAGCTTCCCCTCCATCGACGGAGGCTTCACGCCGCCCCTGGCGAACCTGGCCGCTGGCCCCACCCGCCTCTTCTTCCAGGTGGCGGACCCCGCCCACGGCAACGAGCTGTGGGTGAGCGATGGCACGGGGGCCGGCACCACACTCGTCAAGGACCTGACACCCGGCTCCCCCGGCTCCACGCTGTCTCACCTGACGGCCCTGGGTGACAGGCTGGTGTTCTTCAAGGAGATCTTCGACAGCGGCACGTTCCGCACCCGCTACGAGCTGTGGACGTCGGACGGCACCGCCGCTGGCACCGAGCGACTTCGCGACTTCGGCTGGGACCAGGGCGTGAGCTTCAAGGACTCGGCCGCGGACGGAGAGCTGCGCTTCTTCGTGATGGGGCCCGAGGGCACCGGCACTGTCCTCTGGAAGACGGATGGCACGGCGGCGGGCTCCGTCCCCCTCAAGCAGCTCACCTCGTCCCACGACGCGTTCATCGGAGACATCCAGACCTCGGGCTCGCTCGCGCTCTTCGTGATGCGCGAGCATACGGGGCTCCAGGAGCTGTGGAAGTCGGATGGCTCCTCCGGGGGCACGGTGCGGCTGGCGTCGTTCGGACCCAGTCGGGTCGCTCGGCTGGTGGGGCGGCTGGGCTCGCGCGTCCATGTCGCGGTGACCTCGCTGAGCACCCAATACATGGTCCTCTACCGGGTGCCGCTGTCCGGAGGAAACCCCGCGTCCTTCGTCACCCTCCCCAATGACTATGCGACCCTCGGCGAGGCCTTCCCCTTCATCGACGAGACCAGCAGCGTGCCGGGCGGCTCCAAGCTGTACTTCTCCGTCACCATCGGCAGCGATGGACCCGCGCCTCGGGACACGCAGCTCTGGGTGACGGATGGCACCGCGGCGGGGACCGTGCTGCTGCACCGGCCGCTGAGCCTCTCGGACGAGTACAGCTCCCCCGTCCGCGCCGTGTCCGACGAGCTGGTCTTCTTCAGCGCCTTCGAAGCCGGGGGCGCGGGCATCGAGCCCTGGGTGAGCAACGGCACGCCGGAGAAGACCCGGCGGCTCGCGAACATCGCACCCGACGCCCAGACGGGCTCGTCCTATCCCCGTGACTTCTTCCGACTGGGGGAGCGCGTCTTCTTCAGCGCGTACGACGACACCGAGGCGGGACAGCTCTGGTCCACCGAGCTGGGCGACAACTGCGTGGCCCCGTGA